A portion of the Myripristis murdjan chromosome 13, fMyrMur1.1, whole genome shotgun sequence genome contains these proteins:
- the or95a1 gene encoding odorant receptor 129-1, translating into MQNLSELPGNATSHRSMSGIVKVCVVIPFFCVFLYWIVLMLHVFASHRQFLESSRYILFAYMLINDTIQLFSSVLLFLLAINKVQFAIVFCAPLLFLSVATFQNTPLILATMSLERYVSIFYPLQRPAAWHADHIWVIILSLWLISCVLPLAELCLGEPNLAVDVLSTPMLCKAVVLYPSPTQTLVRVSLNCLFFSVVAVIIFFTYLRILVETKKLRQGKESASKAMHTVLLHGFQLLLCMMAFTHPITVSLIVLHADWQPEDIAFFNYFCFILIPRFLSPLIYGLRDESLRGYMRRAVFCCLHRATVRASDKLQVNTSRALTG; encoded by the coding sequence ATGCAGAATCTGTCTGAACTTCCAGGCAATGCGACATCGCACAGGAGCATGTCTGGGATTGTCAAAGTGTGCGTGGTCATCCCCTTCTTCTGTGTCTTCCTCTACTGGATTGTGCTCATGCTGCACGTCTTTGCATCACACAGGCAGTTCCTGGAGAGCTCGCGTTACATCCTGTTTGCCTACATGCTGATCAATGACACCATTcagctcttctcctctgtgctgctcttCCTCCTTGCTATTAACAAGGTGCAATTTGCCATTGTCTTCTGTGCCCCCCTGCTATTCCTCTCTGTTGCCACTTTCCAGAACACCCCCTTGATCCTGGCTACCATGTCGCTCGAGCGCTACGTGTCCATTTTCTATCCCCTGCAGCGCCCAGCTGCCTGGCACGCAGACCATATCTGGGTAATCATACTGTCCCTATGGCTTATCAGCTGTGTCCTCCCTCTTGCTGAACTTTGCCTAGGGGAACCTAATCTGGCTGTGGATGTCCTCTCTACCCCTATGCTTTGCAAAGCTGTCGTCCTCTACCCATCTCCCACCCAGACACTAGTCAGGGTTTCCCTaaattgtctctttttttcgGTAGTTGCCGTCATCATATTCTTCACCTACTTGAGGATCCTGGTAGAGACCAAGAAGCTGAGACAGGGCAAGGAGTCAGCCAGCAAGGCCATGcacacagtgctgctgcacggctttcagctgctgctgtgcatgATGGCCTTCACACACCCCATCACCGTGAGCCTCATAGTGCTGCACGCCGACTGGCAGCCGGAGGACATTGCCTTTTTCAACTACTTCTGTTTCATTCTCATACCGCGCTTCCTCAGCCCGCTCATCTACGGCCTGCGGGACGAGAGTCTCAGAGGCTACATGAGGAgagctgttttctgctgcttgcACAGGGCCACAGTCAGAGCCAGTGACAAGCTGCAGGTCAACACATCTCGTGCTTTAACTGGCTGA
- the LOC115369747 gene encoding odorant receptor 131-2-like, translating to MSNNSSVQSAGVNYVVRQLNYKVVIVQVLIAVFLYINFMLIITFLKRDFFRTSMRYIFFALTLLFDCLFLVLSDILLLMSYFQWTLQVSLCSLIYIVLSLSTFVTPITLTAMTFERYVAICMPLHYGKLCNMRSALYCILIIHGLSCIPIMINISIFFAIAAHSFYIQYRVCSVEMFIIHKWQGNVRSAVHQLYFLIMSVSIVFSYVKIMKVAKVASGENKKSSRKGLQTVTLHAFQLFLCLTYLWCPFIETAVRQFDFMLFINVRYFNYITFILAPKCLSPLIYGLRDEKFFLALKCYASFGLYKKKSSDFL from the coding sequence ATGTCTAATAACAGCTCAGTGCAATCAGCTGGTGTTAATTATGTGGTAAGACAGCTCAATTACAAGGTCGTTATAGTGCAGGTCCTGATTGCAGTTTTCCTTTACATTAACTTTATGCTCATCATAACCTTTttaaagagggatttttttcGCACAAGCATGCGTTACATCTTCTTTGCTCTCACATtgctgtttgattgtttgttctTAGTGCTGAGTGACATCCTGCTCCTCATGAGTTATTTCCAATGGACCCTGCAAGTTTCGTTATGTTCTCTTATATACATTGTGTTATCTCTGAGCACTTTTGTCACACCAATTACTTTGACAGCGATGACCTTTGAGCGCTACGTGGCCATTTGCATGCCCCTGCACTATGGAAAGCTTTGCAACATGCGCAGCGCCCTGTACTGCATCCTCATTATCCATGGCCTCAGCTGCATACCCATCATGATCAATATCTCTATCTTCTTTGCAATAGCTGCCCATAGCTTCTACATCCAGTACAGGGTATGCTCTGTGGAGATGTTCATCATTCACAAGTGGCAGGGTAATGTTAGGTCAGCCGTGCATCAGTTGTACTTCTTGATCATGTCTGTCAGCATTGTCTTCTCCTatgtgaaaataatgaaagtTGCCAAAGTTGCATCAGGAGAGAATAAAAAGTCGTCAAGGAAAGGGCTGCAAACCGTGACTCTCCACGCCTTCcagctcttcctctgccttACATATCTGTGGTGCCCATTTATTGAGACTGCTGTCAGACAGTTTGATTTCATGTTATTCATTAACGTGAGGTACTTTAACTACATAACTTTTATTCTTGCTCCAAAATGCCTCAGTCCTCTCATTTATGGCCTTAGGGATGAGAAGTTTTTTCTTGCATTGAAATGCTATGCCTCATTTGGCTTGTATAAGAAAAAATCTTCAGATTTTCTCTAA
- the diabloa gene encoding diablo, IAP-binding mitochondrial protein a, which translates to MQASRQCAVCASRATGALLHSRNDVLLLRTNMAALRRGAACLSFLRSSASVLINNRKPTVQRLEKFTDVVHTSVASLSVGFSLCAVPFTQKAENLSHDSLIKRAASLVTDSSSTFLSQTSLALIDALTEYSKAVHALIALQRRYLASLGKLTPAEEDSIWQVIIGQRTEVSDRLDECKRFESTWVNAVNLCELAAEAAYTSGAEQASITMRTNIQVAQSQVEEARKLLVDADKKLAETKVEEIQRMAEYAAFLENDGEEHEVHEAYLRED; encoded by the exons ATGCAAGCCAGCCGTCAGTGTGCAGTGTGCGCCAGCCGCGCCACCGGAGCGCTGCTGCACAGCCGGAACGACGTTTTACTGCTGCGGACCAACATGGCCGCGCTCAGGAGGGGGGCAGCCTGCCTCAGCTTCCTAAG GAGTTCTGCAAGTGTCCTCATCAACAACAGGAAGCCTACAGTCCAGAGGTTGGAGAAATTTACAGATGTTGTGCACACCAGTGTAGCGTCTCTAAGCGTGGGCTTCAGCCTGTGTGCTGTCCCTTTCACACAG AAAGCGGAAAACCTCTCTCATGACTCCCTCATCAAAAGAGCAGCCTCTCTGGTTACAGACAGCTCAAGCACTTTCCTCTCTCAGACCTCCTTGGCCCTCATAGATGCCCTTACAGAGTATTCAAAA GCTGTGCACGCACTCATTGCTCTTCAGAGGCGGTACCTGGCCTCACTGGGAAAACTGACCCCGGCAGAGGAGGATTCAATCTGGCAAGTGATCATTGGCCAGCGGACAGAG GTTAGTGACAGACTAGATGAATGCAAGCGCTTCGAGTCGACGTGGGTGAACGCTGTCAACTTGTGTGAATTGGCGGCTGAAGCAGCGTACACTTCAG GAGCTGAGCAGGCATCCATCACCATGAGGACAAACATTCAGGTGGCCCAGTCCCAGGTGGAGGAGGCACGCAAGCTGTTAGTGGATGCAGATAAGAAGTTGGCTGAAACCAAAGTTGAGGAGATCCAAAGGATGGCCGAATATGCTGCCTTCCTGGAGAACGATGGTGAGGAGCACGAGGTGCATGAGGCGTACCTACGAGAGGACTAA